The sequence atactGGTCAGCTTctcagcagccaatcaaaatgctCCATGTTAGCAAGTGCTAGTCTCACATCCAGAACCTTCAGCAGGTCTGCAGTGTCAAGACTGATATAAGTAGGTCCAGGATGCGAGGATGATCTCAGCTGTTACGTCCATCTTTTCTATGGGTCATTAGGTTGTTTTGGTGAATAAAGTAAGGAAGCCTGATTCTGCTTGTGCATGCATACAAGATGAGTGAAGAGCACATTGGGATCAGTGGTGAAGCTTAAAGTGGAGAGTTCTCCATCTGGTCCACTCATCTGTGGATAAAGGTATCAGTACACATTGCTGAGCGTGTCAGAAACATGACAAGCCTCTTACATGTAAGGAAAGATGTTTAAGACTGCATGAGGCCGGCTCACACAGTTGAGGATTAGTCCATTATGttccattattttaatgtggGGGCCTAGTTTATTACTTTACATAACCCATATCTACAGCTGCACAAGCGAAGTGTACAGCAGTATCTGATCTTGGATTCAAACCTAAAATCTAGAGCAGTGAATTGCATTAGAAGTGATTATATTTCATCCATGTAAGTTACGCAAATCTCAGGTTACGCTAAATATCGAAtcaatccatttatatttactgtacacACTGCAAATATGCATGAAGGTACAATATGAAGGTAAAACAAGCTCTTGTTTGGAAATTTTTTCCCTGTTCTTCTTTGTTtaccaaataaacaaatttgaCCTTTCAAATTCATGCCACATGAAATGGTCCCTTAAGCCATTTAACAGAATTTATGGAGGTTATAGAAGACCTCATCACAAGATTCAGGAAGATCGGGTATTTTATAAGACAGAATACTGGGTATAACAATGTCCCATGTCACCACTAGACTGAGTGACATTGAATGCCTATTCCATTCTGCGATCcataagtgtgcatgtgtatttgtactTCCACAGGGCAGACACTCCGTTATTGCGATATTTGTGCCCTATCTGTGACTGTACACACTAGGGTGTGAAGTTCAGACATCTCACACCTTCAtggtggacaaaaaaaaaaaaacatcctatGAAAAGGACGGAGGAAAGCACCCACCATTactgctctgaaaaaaaagaaactactgCCTGAAGCACAGTAAGCAAGCATCGGGCGAACTAGGCAACTAATTTTTAGGCTCTAGAACCCCCAAGTTCTAAATTTTCAACCATGGATGTTTGTCATTCTTTTCGTGTTCAGATAATCACAACTTCTTTTCTTAAATGCAACGGCTCACCTGGTACATCTCACCACAGTGTTCTGCATGACAGACTGAGTAGCAGTGGATTTATCCATTTGCACGCTTTAAAATCCCATGTTAACTGCATTATTTTGGTTGAATTGCGAGGCCCGTGTGTTGGGATTACAGTATGTCGATACAGCTGTGCAGTGGCCTGTCATTTTTGGCATTTGCATTTAGAGGCATGTACTAATAACATATACGCCAGTTTTGTCTGGTTTAAAATTTCACACAGTCCTGTTTGCTGAGCAGCTACATGTGACACTGTGCTGCTACCGTACCATTTGGGTGCATGTACAGGCCATGCTGTAAAAACAAGTGCGgccatacacacaaaacattcactCTACCCACAACAAACAGAGACTTTAAATAGAGACCACTACCACGTACACAATGCCCCTAGGTAATTAGCAGTAAAGCTTTAAATCCACCACTTACCTCTCACTGTCCGGGTCAAATGCCCCCCCAACTCCAAACATGGACTGGGCCAGGCTGAAAGCAGACGCGGCCTGACTGGGGCTCATGTCTTGGTGGGGGTCTCCATCTCGGGACAGGGGGGTGGTCAGGGGCTCAGACTGAGAGTGAAACGTAGGGCGGGGATAAGAGGATGCCATTAATACAGTGAGTATCAGCAGGCTGTCAGTAGCgttatttgttttcacatttcttaTCCTGCTGTCATGTTAATCCTCTGTGAAACAACCATCCATCCGAAGGAGTGCCCCACATACACTTCCTCCCTGCccaaagcactttaaaaatacagtgataATTCTTTTGCTTGGGGGACATTCTTATCCAAGGTGTCTTACAAACTTAACCTTCCATTGCAAACATTAAACATTGAGACAGAGGGCTACACCAATAATGCCCCACCAAGGatgtgaacctgcaacctttgggaGTACATGTGTGTCTCCCTCGCCACTAGAAtggcaaaatataatttaaacaaacagacagagtgTTACAATTAATCAAAAGAAGAATGAATGTGACAGCTTCAAATACACAATACTGCATACCTGAAGTGTAGCATTTATTTATCAATAATATTATAATACCGATTTGGAACTACAGATAGTGGTTACCTTCCCCAAAATGTTCAGGTCCAGATGCAACCGGGGAGGGATGTAGCGGGAGCTGCCAAATTCTGAGGGGTGACTGGAGGCTGAAAGGAGGGgagagtgctgctgctgtctttgGAGGGAGACGGTTTGGGGGACGTAAGTGAGGGGGGAGCCAGAGGACACATCCTCTAGTTTTACACGGAACTGATCcatgtgtgagggagagagagggtcacaGGGGACAGCAGCATATCTCAACACCGCTCCAGAATCAGCCTTCCCTTCCTCTCCGGCAAAGTGCTTTTCAGGTGACCCCGCGGCTGATCTGCTGTGAGGTGGCAAAACGGGCACGGCGTCCTGTGAATTAGCCTGGTGCCTGGTGTTCTGCGCATGGATGTGTGCCAGAGGGCTTAacaccacccctcccacctcctccctgGCCCCACCCAGTTCCACCACCTCCAGGGAGTCCAGGGAGTGGGCATGGCGCATGCTTTCCACCACCAAGCGCAGGCCCCTCTTCTCTGGGCCGTCCCGCTCCAGGAAGTCCGTGCAGGTCCAGCGCCCGCGGCAGTACGGCTCCCCGAGCCCCTGACCCAGACGGACCACGCGGAACCGTGAGGGAGAGGGCGGGGAGGACTGAGCTCCACCCTGCTCCACGGACACCTGCCTCCTGAGGAACTTTGGAGTGCAGGGCTGGCTGGAGCTGGAACTGTGCTGACTGGTCCTGGGCAGGTCCAAAAGGGCAGGTCTGTTAGGTCCCACCCTACAGTTCccttcacctccacctcctgACCTGTCCGTGATACCCCCAGTGCTGGAGGGAGGTGGAGCTGTGGAGGGCACCACTGAGCACCCGGGCTCTCTGGACACCTCAGCCTCCATCTGGCTTCCTACCATCCGTGGAGGGGTGACAGGCACAGGGCTGGGCATGTTGGAGTCGGGGGAAGGCAAGTGCTCCACGTTCTGTCCATCACCCACAgactgttgctgctgctgctgttgttgttgctgggGTGGAGGCTGATCGGAGTACTCAGAGAAACCCCCCCTCTGGGAGGAGTCCACACCGGTCTGGCCATAGTCCAACGTCACGCTGGTTATCTGGAAACCACTTCTCTTCTTATCTCCACCACTCATTTTGTCCCGAATCACAATCACTTGGCGTGTTTGCTCGCGGGGGTCTTTGTCCCTCTTGGACTGAAGttcatgttcacattttttttttttcaaacaaagccTAGAACTGGTTGTTGTCCTGGAACTAGAAAACAGCAccaaatcacaaaataaacagtggaATTGAAGATgaatcttcaaaaaaaaaataaaaaccacaacaacaacaacaaaaaaaaaatcagccttcGTAATTTTCAACCACTCATATGCAACAGGGAGATAAATGAGACAGATCATCTTAGAGGGACTACAGCCCCTGTAGAGCCTGGTATCATAGGGTCCCGTGGTACACTCCTTCAATGGTAAAGCTTTCAAGTGAACGTCCAGACCGGTTCTGAACACTGAGCTAGCCGAACACGCAGCAACCATTAAAAGAGTGGAATGCAAAAATAGAGGTGTAGACGCACAGGAGAGTGAAGAAACACAGCCCTTGTTTAGTTAACTATTTAACCTGCTCCTTAAAATAGCTGGTAAAAGCCTGAAATGCTATTGTGCAATAACTTATGCGCTCGAGTCTATGTAGATTGGACGTCCTAACTCTGGATGTTTAGAAATACTCTCAAAAACGGAAGAAGAGTTTATTTTACTGATTAGACTATTTACGTATCATTCGCCATCAAAATTTAGATTTCTTCACACTTAAACACTACTTTGCTCCATTGCTGACTATTAATCTCATGTTGTCGTTTTCTTCGCATTTGAAACGTAGGTAGCCATCCAGTCGCTCAACAAATTTGTCAAAGAAAACGTTGCACTACGTAACTATCAATTCACTGTTTCTTGCAAACATTAGTTTACGAAACCACTGAAACAAGGCAGTGGAGTGATGTTGACTGGCTTGCCAACGAGCTTGCAATTTAACGACAGATTCCAgataactgaaaacaaataaaacgcCAGCTATATATTATGAAACTATCAGACTACAGTTTTGAGGTACCTAAATGTTTGATTGCGTCACTGCAACTTTACCTGAAATTGGAACTTTTCTAAATGCCGTCCCATTAGTTTCTTCGCCTCTCGTAGTTACGTGACTTGTTCCATTGCTGTCCTGTGTCCGCGCTGTTCAGCTAGGTAACTACACACGCCTCTCTCAAGCTTACAATTGTTCCTGGCAACAGTTAGCAGCTTCCGAGTTgagtttttcaaaataaaagttcacATCGCCCAAGTTCAAAAGACTAATTTTGACCCTTCTTTCACTAAAAgctgaaaaattgaaaaaaagaaagagagaaagaaaatgtaacaaGTTATTGGAATTAtcgttttgaaataaatatatatatttaaatgtacttttttagGCCTGTCATACAAATCTGCCTCAGCTGAAAAACCGATACAAGGTCACCCAAAGGGattgaatgaatttatttcatgtatAAGGCCCTGTAGACTAGCCAATTTTTTCAGGGGAGCATGAAGAAAAATCGGTTTTTTAGGGATAGTGACTGTGATTAGTGATACTGTGTGAAGTAGAAGCATCAAGCTAAATCTTACCATGTCTAAGGGAAATGAGCCATTTTTAGTGAATGGGCACAGGGCCAAAACAGCACTTACTGAGCACTGCCTACGACCAAGTTGACTAGTTACAGCTGTGTTGTTATGTTTTAAGCACATAGCATCAGGACTTTGTCATTCAGTCTAAATGTTTCTGTCACTACTGCTCAAAACAGCTTGCTGAACATTACCTGGTGTATTATATTTAAGCAAGAAGTAAAGCTAAGAAGCCTGAAATGACCACATTTATTTGATATTCAGGGGTATTACTTTGCCTTTCA comes from Megalops cyprinoides isolate fMegCyp1 chromosome 3, fMegCyp1.pri, whole genome shotgun sequence and encodes:
- the LOC118775396 gene encoding TSC22 domain family protein 4-like; amino-acid sequence: MSGGDKKRSGFQITSVTLDYGQTGVDSSQRGGFSEYSDQPPPQQQQQQQQQQSVGDGQNVEHLPSPDSNMPSPVPVTPPRMVGSQMEAEVSREPGCSVVPSTAPPPSSTGGITDRSGGGGEGNCRVGPNRPALLDLPRTSQHSSSSSQPCTPKFLRRQVSVEQGGAQSSPPSPSRFRVVRLGQGLGEPYCRGRWTCTDFLERDGPEKRGLRLVVESMRHAHSLDSLEVVELGGAREEVGGVVLSPLAHIHAQNTRHQANSQDAVPVLPPHSRSAAGSPEKHFAGEEGKADSGAVLRYAAVPCDPLSPSHMDQFRVKLEDVSSGSPLTYVPQTVSLQRQQQHSPLLSASSHPSEFGSSRYIPPRLHLDLNILGKSEPLTTPLSRDGDPHQDMSPSQAASAFSLAQSMFGVGGAFDPDSESGSSKRIMAIDNKIEQAMDLVKTHLMLAVREEVDVLREQIMELTERNTQLERENYILRTLRERD